DNA from Deltaproteobacteria bacterium:
GTGGGTAAGACCGAGATCGCCCGTCGTCTGGCCAAGTTGGCCGGCTCGCCCTTCATCAAGGTCGAGGCGACCAAGTTCACCGAGGTCGGCTACGTGGGCCGGGACGTGGAATCCATTATCCGCGATCTGATGGAAATCGGCGTCAATCTGGTTCGTCAGGAAGAGGAGGCCAGGGTACGGGTCAAGGCCGAGGCCTCG
Protein-coding regions in this window:
- a CDS encoding AAA family ATPase encodes the protein MNTLTPREIVSELDKYIVGQTQAKRMVAIALRNRWRRRQLDPELAEEIAPKNILMIGPTGVGKTEIARRLAKLAGSPFIKVEATKFTEVGYVGRDVESIIRDLMEIGVNLVRQEEEARVRVKAEAS